The Desulfuribacillus alkaliarsenatis nucleotide sequence ATTGCAGGTGGAGCTGAGCAAATGATCGGAACGAAGGCAAAGGGTTACCAGAAGGTATTAGAGCGTGTAACGAAGTATGTTGCTGTTGCTTTCTTACTTCTGAGCTTTATTGTAGCTTACCTAGTACAATAA carries:
- the secG gene encoding preprotein translocase subunit SecG; the protein is MVVLLNILLVIISLSLIAVVLLQPGKSAGLSGAIAGGAEQMIGTKAKGYQKVLERVTKYVAVAFLLLSFIVAYLVQ